Proteins encoded within one genomic window of Kibdelosporangium phytohabitans:
- a CDS encoding 1-deoxy-D-xylulose-5-phosphate synthase: MISDPADLVSRSPHDLAVLAGEIRDLLIDKVSRSGGHLGPNLGAVELTIALHRVFRSPDDVLLFDTGHQAYVHKILTGRAADFDTLRQPGGLSGYPSRSESDHDVIENSHASTALSYADGLAKAFSLRDSHRRVVAVLGDGALTGGMCWEALNNIGAAPDRPVVVVLNDNGRSYAPTIGGIASHLATLRHERKGNFFEDMGLAYVGPVDGHDIPGLEQALRGAVRLNQPVVVHCLTRKGKGYPAAEQDEADRLHAVGPAGAARKPTWTSVFADEITALGAQRDDLVCITAAMAEPAGLAGFAARFPDRIFDVGIAEQHAVTSAAGLAIGGMHPVVAVYSTFLSRAVDQVLMDVALHRLPVTFVLDRAGVTGPDGPSHHGMWDSSILPVVPGLRLASPRDPARLRELLREAVDVHDGPTVVRYPKATAGPDIPAVRRTGHCDVLRETPAAQVLLVAVGPLAAACLEAADELAEHGVPVTVVDPRWIAPVDPSLLKLAGKHRLVVAVEDTTTPGALGGRIAQALAANGSDTCAATFALPPRFLPHASRAEILRAHGLDAAGITTTVLKRLEALS; the protein is encoded by the coding sequence ATGATCTCGGACCCCGCTGATCTGGTGTCCCGTTCCCCGCACGACCTGGCCGTGCTGGCCGGCGAGATCCGGGACCTGCTCATCGACAAGGTGTCGCGCTCCGGCGGGCACCTCGGGCCGAACCTCGGTGCGGTGGAGCTGACCATCGCACTGCACCGGGTGTTCCGCTCCCCCGACGACGTGCTGCTGTTCGACACCGGGCACCAGGCGTACGTGCACAAGATCCTCACCGGCCGTGCGGCGGACTTCGACACCTTGCGGCAGCCCGGCGGCCTGTCCGGCTACCCGTCGCGCTCGGAGTCCGACCACGACGTGATCGAGAACTCGCACGCGTCGACCGCACTGTCCTATGCGGACGGTTTGGCCAAGGCGTTCTCGTTGCGCGATTCCCACCGCCGGGTGGTGGCCGTGCTCGGCGACGGCGCACTCACCGGCGGGATGTGCTGGGAGGCGTTGAACAACATCGGTGCCGCACCGGACCGGCCGGTGGTCGTCGTGTTGAACGACAACGGCCGCTCGTACGCACCGACGATCGGTGGCATCGCCAGCCACCTCGCCACGCTGCGGCACGAGCGGAAGGGCAACTTCTTCGAGGACATGGGCCTTGCCTACGTCGGCCCGGTGGACGGGCACGACATCCCCGGACTTGAGCAGGCGCTGCGCGGGGCGGTCCGGCTCAACCAGCCGGTCGTGGTGCACTGCCTGACCCGCAAGGGAAAGGGCTATCCCGCGGCCGAACAGGACGAAGCGGACCGGCTGCACGCGGTCGGCCCGGCAGGCGCCGCCCGCAAACCCACGTGGACCTCGGTGTTCGCCGACGAGATCACGGCACTCGGCGCCCAGCGCGACGACCTGGTCTGCATCACCGCCGCGATGGCCGAACCGGCCGGGCTGGCCGGGTTCGCGGCCCGGTTCCCCGACCGGATCTTCGACGTCGGCATCGCCGAGCAGCACGCGGTGACCTCGGCCGCCGGTCTGGCGATCGGTGGGATGCACCCGGTGGTGGCCGTGTACTCGACGTTCCTGAGCCGCGCGGTCGACCAGGTGCTTATGGACGTCGCCTTGCACCGCTTGCCAGTCACGTTCGTGCTCGACCGGGCCGGGGTGACCGGGCCGGACGGGCCGAGCCACCACGGCATGTGGGACTCGTCGATCCTGCCTGTCGTGCCCGGCCTGCGGCTGGCCAGCCCGCGCGACCCGGCGCGGCTGCGGGAGTTGTTGCGTGAAGCGGTCGACGTGCACGACGGGCCGACTGTCGTCCGCTACCCGAAAGCCACAGCAGGTCCGGACATCCCGGCCGTGCGGCGGACCGGCCACTGCGACGTGCTGCGGGAAACCCCGGCGGCGCAGGTGCTGCTGGTGGCGGTCGGGCCGCTGGCTGCCGCGTGCCTCGAAGCCGCGGACGAACTGGCCGAGCACGGCGTACCGGTGACCGTGGTCGATCCGCGCTGGATCGCCCCGGTCGACCCGAGCCTGCTGAAGCTGGCGGGCAAACACCGGCTGGTCGTGGCCGTCGAGGACACCACCACCCCCGGCGCGCTGGGCGGACGGATCGCGCAGGCGTTGGCCGCCAACGGTTCGGACACGTGTGCGGCGACGTTCGCGCTGCCGCCGAGATTCCTGCCGCACGCGTCCCGCGCGGAGATCCTGCGGGCGCACGGCCTTGACGCGGCCGGCATCACCACCACTGTGCTCAAACGCCTGGAGGCACTGTCTTGA